The Triticum urartu cultivar G1812 chromosome 6, Tu2.1, whole genome shotgun sequence genome includes the window CATGGCCATCTCAATGGGATGCAATCGAGTGAAGGTGAAAACTCCGGAGGTCACTTGAGAAAAAGAGACTGCCGAGAAAAAGAAATGGAGGCCGGTGCACAGAGCATGGTTTGGTTACAGATCGTTAAGATGTCTCTTTAGACATGGTCTGCTACCATCACCAAAACTTTGCAATGGAAGGAGTAACAGAGAAAATGACATAAGTGGCCACAGAAAATGAGAAGGCCCGTGTGaaagcaaaaataaataaataaattgcGGAGATTCAGCCTCCGCGAAACCTGACCGCCATTCCCCTTTGTTGCATTGGAAATATTCTTCTGTGGAGATGAACAGAACCAAGTGCCGTGACCATGGTTGCTATCGCCTACAGCCTGAGCATGCAGAGCTTAATTACTTCAGGATACAAAAAAATAGCAGGGCACAGAAAGTAGGCGAAAGATGAAGCAAGCCGCACCTCCACAGATCAGTCTCCCCCATCCTCCAGGCATTTTGAATACGGTCGCCGTCGAAGTTCTGATCGTCTGAATACAGATCTCATGCTATAGACATGCGCAATGCCATGTTCCATGTACGTGCCGGACTGGAATTCAGTAAGGTTTGGTTTGCATCATCATAGTGTACTTCTTTTACACTATCTGGATGAGAACAAAAGGTTGTGTTTGGATTCCTAGTCATACACCACTACTTTACCCTTGTTACTCATGATCAAAGTGCAGGCGCATTCACAAAAAATGGTCTCTCACCAAACAGCTGTGGAAACATGGCTCAGACAAAATTTGAATTGCCAATGGTAGCCTGTCCCACATGCCATAGATATAAGAGGGGGATCAAGTTCACAAAAAGTTTGGTCACCCACCCGTTCTGGCAAAAAGTAGGCAACAATCctgcaaaaaataaataaatccaCAGGCCATGCCAAACGCTGAAGTTAGAACCAATCCCAAATGGTGGTCAAATTGCTTTGAGTATCACGGAAACTGGCATGCATAACCATGTTGAACACAAGGAAACAAATAATAGGATTTCTTTACTTACCAGGCCAATGAATGATGAGTCCATAACAGAGACAAAAATCAGATATGCACCAGGATGAACAAAGATCATATACTACGTCACGTGCTGCACTCGCCTAAAGAAAAGGATGACAAGTGGGGTTcagtccaaatgcaacaatggATTATTATTAATTTTTTGAAAAATTGTGGTGTTCTTCCGTTTAGATAGTCAATGGCTCAGTATAGGCTTGAAGGTTTAGATGCCCAAAGCCAGTAAAAACACAAACATGTATGTTTAGCTTCCTTGTTGTGTTTTATATCATCTAAACCGTCAGTGTAAGATACACGCTCCATATGACTCATGTTGCTCTTTCAAAAACAAGTATAGAGGAAACTGTATGACGGCTCATGTATACTCTTACCTGCAAACAGGCACAGAACCACTACCTATAAGCTTGTACCTTTGTATAGCTGACATTGGGGCTTCAGACAACACATACTCATGAACTACTTCAGGGTCTACTTGCAGGTCACATTGTTGTGGATGGCATTGCCAGTCTGCTGTATCCACTGTCAGTTTGTTCTGCTCTACATCACCAGAAATCACCACAAGAGCAGGCACCAGATTTGAAGTGGTGGAACCTGCTGCAGTCTCGCATGATGATCTCCCTGTCCTCAATCGCCGACACCATCTTCATCACCACATGGCAGTCCCCACAGACCCGCAGGTTTTTGACAATCTGAAGGGGCGTCCCTGGTGGTGTAGCTATCAGACCAAAGGCAAGAGCCAGCCGCTCACTGTGCGTGACCAGCATGGCTTCCTTCTGCTCTTCTGCCATGTCATGGAGCACAAAGCTCGTGTTCGGACAGTAACCCTCCTGCTTCAACCTGGCTGTCATCGCCTTCAGCTTTGCGTATATCTGGTCGGACAGAGGGTGCGATTTGTCGGAGGCTATAAAGGAATGGACCTTATTCTTGAACTGAATCCAGCTGGATCCAGCTTCCTTCTTCACCTTTTTAGAATCCATGAGCTTCCTCACTTCATCCCTCTCTTTCCACCTCCCTGCGGACGCATAGATGTTGGAGAGCAGCACGTATGTAGCCGAATCGAGCGGTTCAAGCGATAGCAGCTTCTCTGCGGCCAGCTTCCCAAGCTCAACATTCTTGTGAACTCTGCATGCGCCTAGCAGTGTGCGCCATACCATTGCACCCGCTGGGAAAGGCATGTCTCCGATAAGGTTCATTGTTTCATCCAACTTGCCTGCGCGGCTGTAGAGATCCACCATGCACGCATAAATGCTCCATGGTGGGACTGATCTTGTGGTCTCTAACCATGGAATCGAAGTATCGCTGGCCTTCTTGTACAAGTCCAGCATGAGTGCATCCTATGATAACCGCGAGGAATGTGACGCCATCCATCTCGACGCCTGCAGCTTCCATCTGACAGAATGTATCAAGGGCCTCCTTGCTGTAACCGTGCTGCGCATACCCTGATATCATCGAGTTCCATGACACCAAGTCTCTCTCTGTCTGCCTCTCAAAGACACTTCGAGCACTGTCAATGCTCCCTTTTCTTGCATACATGCTGACAAGTGCGCTGCCCACGCAGACAGCGTCCTGGTATCTGTATTTGATCGAAACAGCGTGGAACTGCCTACCCTGGTCAACCCCAGCGGTGGGACTAGCACATGCATCGATGACACTAGAGATAGTAAACTCATTTGGCTTCATGCCTTGCATGGACATCTCCATGAACACATTTGTGGCACCATCGCAGTCGCCAGCTTGGGAATAGCACGACAACATTGCAGACCATGCAACAACGTCCTTCTGGTCAATGGTTTCAAATATAGAGAGGGCTTCTCCAGTGCTTCCAAGCTTTGAGTATGAGGCAAGAAGTGCAGTCCCAACAGACGGTGCATGCTGGTAGTTGGTTTTGATGATCTGGGCATGAATCTGGGGAGGCAAGACTGGCAGTGATGTTGTGAGCATCGTCGAGTAGGTGAACTCATTTGGCTTGACATTGTCTTCTCTCATTCTGCTAAAGAGTGAGGCAGCAAGAGGAATATCACCGTTCTGAATGCATCCGCCTATCATAGCAGTCCATGAAACGACACTCTGAGATCCTGGCATCAGCAAGAAAATGTTGAAAGCATCATCCAGTTCACCGCATTTGCTGTAGGCATCCATAATGGCTGTCATGACATTGCCATCTGAACTGAACCCATGTTTTAGCACACAGCTGTGGAGCTGCCGTGCCAGGGCCAGCTGTTTGAGGTTTGCACATAGCTTGATCACCGTCGAGTAGGTCGACTGTGACAGCTTCGCCATGCTTGCTCGCGAGTCATGGAACAGCTGCAGGGCCTCCACCTCACACCCATTCAACAGAAGGCCTGCCATCAACGTGTTCCACGACACCATGTCCCTGGTCTCCATGCCACAGAACACAGCCTTGGCTTCTTCAACCAGCCCGCACTTTGCGTACATGTTCATCAGGGAATTGCAAACGAACACGGTCGAGCGGCATCCGAACTTGACCGACTGAGCATGCACGCGCCGCCCGAGCTCGAGCGCGCCCTGGCCCGCCACCGCGGAGAGGACGCTCGTGAACGTGAACGGGTTAGGCCATACCCCCTCGGCGCGCATCCTGAAGAAGAGCGCCATGGCGTCCGAGTGCGCCCCGGCCTGCGCATAACCAGTGAGCAACGACGTCCATGTGCCGACGTTCCTCTGTGGCATCCCCTCGAACACCAGCCTCCCGTCCTCCACGCCACCGCACTTCGTGTACGCGTCGACGAGCGCCGTGCCGACTCCGATGTCGGCCCGGTCGAGCCCGCACTTGACGCAGAGGCAATGCAGCTGCTCCCCGACGGCCCTGCAGCCGCCCGGCATCGCCCCGCACGCCTTGAGAGCGCAGGACAGCATGGCGCCGTCGAGGTGTTCGCCGCCGAGGCGCCGTGCGGCCGAGAAATGGCCCAGCGCCTCCCGCCCCATCCCGCGCCGCGCGCACTCGACGAGGGCGTCCCGGCTGGATCCGGAGCTGGCCCCCGCCGCGGCGTCCCGGCCGGGAATTCCGTCGAACGCCCCGCGGGCGCTCCGGGTGTTGGGGCGAGCTGCGCCATCCTCCTCCAGCCGGGCCGACGAGGCGCGCGTGGCCAGCCGCTGCCGGGACGCGAAGGCCCGGGGCAGAGCTGGGAGCGCCGTCCTCAGCGCCATGCTACCTCGCTTCGTCGCTGGAGTCCATGGCGGCGAGCCGGCGACGCGCGTGGCGGTGGGGAGTGGGAGTGGGAGTGAGGAGAGTCGGGGCTAGACCAGACCAGTCGGTTTGACTTTTGGCTCGCGGTGCCTGGGCCGATAGGAGTTGGCGCGGCCGGACCCGGACCCGGCCCACACCGGACGAGCCCAAACAGAATGGCCACCACCTCCGCCTATTACGCAGTGGCGGCCGGCGGCGGGGACGCGGCGTCGCCGTGCCGGGGCGCCCCTCTCAGGCCACGGCCTCCCCCGCATCGCCTCGCCTTCCTCTCCCGGGCGCCCGCTCGGCGGGCCTCGATCTCGCTGCCGCCGGGGCCTCGCCGGGCGGGTCTGACAGCGGCGACCGCGGAGGGGAGGGCGGGGACGGGgatggaggaagaggaggaggggcCGGCGTGGGTGGAGCTGGAGCCGATCGGCGGCGAGGAGCAGCTGGACCGGGCCCTCGCCGAGGCCCAGCAGCGCGGCGTCCCCATCGTCGTGTTCTGGTAAACTACCTGCCTCCCTATGGTTTGCTCTGAATTTTAACTAGGTCCCGATTAGGACAGGATGAAATGGGTTATCATGAATCATGCTTCAGCTAACTTGGATTAGGCTTCAATGCTTCACGGTTGTGTGGCCTTATGGGGGTAGAAATCTCGCATCTTGGATGAAAAGGGGCTCATCTAGTTACCCTGTGTATGGCTCTTGGTAGCTCTTGGTCAGCTCTGAGTGGTGATTGGAGAGCTCACCTTCAGTTTTACCCATAAAGCGCGTTGTCGTGTGCGACCCTTCTAGCGACTTGTTTCGGTACCGGCGTCTAAACTCTGCCAGATCTTGGTGGTTGTGTGATGTGTATTTGGAAGACTTGTTTTTCCGAAACGCAACAATAAGCAGCTCACCCTGCACATTCCATTTTGCTGTTGTTGTAGCCAGTAGTTAGGTTCAGTGTCTCTTCTCCTGGTTCATATCTTAGGCGGATCCGCATGTCGCTTACATGTATTATGTTTACCACATAAATACAGTATCATTGCTACAAGGTGTTTCGTCATATATACTCTTGTACAAAAGTACTTCAATACTAATGTGCAGTTTATCACCTTTTTTACATCAGTTTCGGCAGTAGGTTCCGTAAATGGATTGCCAGATGTATTTCAAGTAGTTGTCTGACATAGTGATGACTGTCAAAATTATCCCACGGTGTCTTACAGTCTGGGTTGAGAATAAATACCAGCATTTGCAATATGCAGGACGGCAAGTTGGTGCAGGAAATGTATATATCTGAAGCCTAAGCTGGAAAAGTTGGCGGCAGAGTACTATCGGAGGTTAGAGCTTTGGTTGCCATGTTGACAAAGTACTGCACCTCTGGAGTTGTTATCGACAAATTTATGATCTCTGTCATTATTTGCTCTGCAGAATCCGGTTTTACTGCGTCGACGTCAATGCTGTTCCACAGAAGCTCGTGAATCGTgcaggagtaacagtaagtatcTGCCGTGTGTTGAGTTGGTTCTGCTGTACTTGCGCTCATTAACGAACAATGATATCAGAACCTTTTCTTGACGCTCAAGTGTGCTTTCTTGTTAGCAAACAGTCCAAACCCGTTTCATTTTTGTATCTTTTGTTGGAACTTCTCGGCGTTCTTTCTTGGTCTCTGTTCCCTATTTTGGAGGAAATGGTTCCTCTGTGTTGCCCCTGGAAACTTTGCTTTCAGTTGCCGGCTTCCTGCAACTTGTACCTACTACCCAAGCGTTTCTTTCTTAGCCGTATGCACATATCCTGTAGCTTTGGTAACAACAAAGCATACCAAGGATGGCCCCATCATGCGTTTGGCTTCATCGTTATCTTGTCCTGCAACAATTAAATACATGTTGGCCTATATTGGGATCTCAAGTGGATATATTTATCTAAGCGCTAATGCCTTCTTTTGTCCAATCTATGTGATCCTTTATGCGGGACTCGAGCAGAAGATGCCTTCCATACAGGTACAAGTAAAGCTTGTTTCTTTCTTTATGGTCTCCATCTCGGCATTGTGTTTCCTGAGGCCGCTGTTTCTTGTCCTGTAAAGATGTGGAGCGACTCCCGGAAGCAGGCCGAGGTGATCGGCGGGCACGAGTCGTGGATGGTGATCGAGGATGTCCGGAGGATGGTCGAGCAGGAGGAATGAATGATCCAATGCGGCGATGGTTTCCGTGGCACGACCGGCCTTTCACACCGCGGTAAAATGGAGGAAACAAGATAAGAGGCGGAGTGGAGAAAACAAGATCGAGATTGAGCTATATGTGTCcagttttgtataatcatcgcCGCGCGGACGCCTAGGGTTCTTGCTGGGATGGGGGCTTCGCTTGCTGGGGTCCTCTCTAGGATTTAGAGGATTGGAGGGACATGCTCTTGATGTATCAATCTATTTTGAGTTTCTGAGATCAGAAGGCTTTCCATTAGTCATCGTTGTAGCAATAAAATAATATCCAGTCAATGACCTTGCAGAGAATTAGAATACATGCTGGGTGCTTTGGTGCCAATTATTCCGTGGTGTCCACTTTGAACTAGTTGCACAGATGGATAAACAGAATATAATTGCAAGGCTTTTATTTGTTAGAAAGAAATTAAGTTACTGTTTTTTTTCAGGATTAGCATACAATTATGTCTCCCTCTTGGCCTGAATCAGTCAAAACACAAGAGTGTGCTTGCTAATTAGAGAGGGGTGGGAGTATTTTAATTTGCAAGTGGTGGCAGCCTTGTACATGGATGCTTTAATAGGAGTATTTAGGTTAGCTGCCCATGGATATATGTTCATACTTTTCTAAAAGAATATATTATTTCCATACTATATTCTCTCCAATCACAAACAGTAGCTGGATGTTTTCTCTGCCTATAGTATTTCTTAATATGATTGCAACCTCAGCACCTTCTTGTGTCTGTCAATTTTTTTATTAAATGAAATTACCCACTACCTTTCTTTACACCCTGTAATTCAGGATGGATGACAAGAACAGACCCCAGGACTGTCTGTCTGTTGGTTTGGCTTTTCTTTGACTATATACTAGTACTGGTTTATATTTTTCAAATCAATTTATGTACGTAGATTAAACATTTTAGAAAAGGGAAAAAAAGAACATCAGAAGGTCATGATTTTTCTTCATCAGATGGACGGCGGCGCCCACCTGTCAGTCGCAGCCCCAACAGAAACGATAGGGATAGGCCGACAGGGCGCCTGATGCGCAGTCAGCCCACGAGATCTCCGTTTCGAGCATGAGATTTCTGATGAGGAGTAGTTCGTTAAGAGGGCGCTGTAAGATTCGTGCGGGGTTCCATCGGACGGCGCACGCGGCCCGCAGAGGCGGCCAGATGGGTCCCCTGGTCGGGAACACACACAAAAATCACACGTCCCCCTCTCTGCCTCATTGGCCTCTCCTCCACGCGGCAGCCGCTTTTACAAAATTTCCACACCTCGGGGTGTGATTTATGTCTTTTTGGTTGCAGCAGAGGAATTTTTAGAGGACAGCGATTTTTCGCACAACTTTTGACAAAAGCACGAAGAGGAGCAAAGCAGttctctctctttcttcttctttttctccgGTGAGTATGAGTAAGAGTTGATTTCAACATCCCTGCAGTTTTCTTCCTCTGTGCCGCTATGTGCATAGGGATTCCGGTGGTTTTTGTTCTTGTGATATTCAAAATGATATCCCCGCAAAAAATTATATTCAAAATGATATGATTCTGCGTATTTTCATTCCCGCGTTCCAGCGAGACTATGGGCATCTCCAATGCAAAACGCCTATACATGCGCTTAGGTGTATAAAAAAATCACTGGGCGCTTTGTGCTCCTACGTCAGATGTTAATTTTTGGGCGCCAAAAAAGAACAGACCGGGCTCTTTACCCCACATAGAAAAGATACAAGTGTCCGCTTTCAGTTTTTGCACCGATGCCTAGTCTGGCACCCGGAATCAAGGGGCCAACTGCCCTTTGACGAGGAAATAAATCCTGGCGCCTCTCTCCTAGCGTCTGCGCTGGACATGCCCTAAGGGCATGCTTTGTTTGTAGCCAAAA containing:
- the LOC125515480 gene encoding thioredoxin-like 3-2, chloroplastic — translated: MATTSAYYAVAAGGGDAASPCRGAPLRPRPPPHRLAFLSRAPARRASISLPPGPRRAGLTAATAEGRAGTGMEEEEEGPAWVELEPIGGEEQLDRALAEAQQRGVPIVVFWTASWCRKCIYLKPKLEKLAAEYYRRIRFYCVDVNAVPQKLVNRAGVTKMPSIQMWSDSRKQAEVIGGHESWMVIEDVRRMVEQEE